The Oceanotoga teriensis genome window below encodes:
- a CDS encoding outer membrane beta-barrel protein, protein MKRVLILLLSLSIFSLSFAFDIVGGGTYNTHNFDYYIDNEKSSVDEDIKEQISKGYGAYAGMALYLNHNLGIEGGIDWFNSSYKNSDDSFSISQNTFGPYGALKLKVNIPATPFSFDAKAGLIYYMNETTSKGSIGSISFTPGEKYTGMGYVLGAGFNYEIKNGFNINLNGNYRIAKLPLTEIKTISDDNYKKYEGTKKELDLGGMRIGIGLSLEF, encoded by the coding sequence ATGAAAAGAGTATTAATTTTATTATTATCTTTAAGTATTTTCAGTTTATCTTTTGCATTCGATATAGTTGGAGGTGGAACTTATAACACTCATAACTTCGACTATTATATCGACAACGAAAAATCATCTGTTGATGAAGACATTAAAGAACAAATTTCAAAAGGGTATGGTGCATATGCTGGAATGGCCTTGTATTTAAATCATAACTTAGGTATAGAAGGAGGAATTGATTGGTTCAACAGTTCTTATAAAAACTCAGATGACAGTTTCTCAATTTCTCAAAATACATTTGGACCATATGGTGCTTTAAAATTAAAGGTAAATATACCAGCAACTCCATTTTCTTTTGATGCAAAAGCAGGTTTAATTTACTATATGAATGAAACTACTTCAAAAGGATCTATTGGCTCTATATCTTTTACACCAGGTGAAAAATATACCGGTATGGGATATGTACTGGGTGCTGGATTTAATTATGAAATAAAAAATGGATTTAATATAAATCTTAATGGTAATTACAGAATAGCTAAACTTCCTTTGACTGAAATAAAAACAATTTCAGATGATAATTATAAAAAATATGAAGGTACGAAAAAAGAATTAGATTTAGGTGGTATGAGAATTGGAATTGGTTTAAGTTTAGAATTTTAA
- a CDS encoding GGDEF domain-containing protein yields the protein MNHKFLDLIFGGEENSLEQKIFYVSCLTGTLACLQGSFMNFLRFNTEFGFILFFIGICYLIFYLFTKFVDYTKNIHFLVYIITIINFYPIIWILDGGILGTVPYHFPVFIVYLFLSLDGNRKKVAFLSFFIMITFLIFLQYFNPNMFHREQNIHEKILSVYSQILTIFLSLYFLMYIYFQELKSKKESLEKLAKNDPLTRIFNRNHFFEKVEFCLKNTFDKNMYLMMFDIDDFKNLNDKYGHLEGDKVILKVVEIIKNNISEDDFIGRYGGDEFVVFFNNKNDDYIREFCFKIKNSIQSINFFESISMSGGISKYDKNFDMDTFIKIADDKMYEVKRSGKGKVCF from the coding sequence ATGAATCATAAATTTTTAGATTTAATTTTTGGAGGGGAAGAAAACTCCTTAGAACAAAAGATCTTTTATGTGTCTTGTCTCACTGGAACTTTGGCTTGTTTACAAGGTTCTTTTATGAATTTTCTAAGATTTAATACTGAATTTGGATTTATACTATTCTTTATAGGTATATGTTATTTGATATTTTATTTGTTTACAAAATTTGTTGATTATACGAAAAATATACATTTTTTAGTATATATAATTACTATTATTAATTTTTATCCCATAATTTGGATATTAGATGGTGGTATATTGGGAACCGTACCATATCATTTTCCAGTATTTATAGTATATTTGTTTTTAAGTTTAGATGGAAATAGAAAAAAAGTAGCTTTTTTGTCTTTTTTTATTATGATAACTTTTTTAATATTTTTACAATACTTTAATCCTAATATGTTTCATAGAGAACAAAATATACATGAAAAAATTTTATCTGTATACAGTCAGATATTGACAATATTTTTATCTTTATATTTTTTGATGTATATATATTTTCAAGAATTGAAAAGTAAAAAAGAAAGTTTAGAAAAATTGGCTAAAAATGATCCTTTAACCAGAATTTTTAATAGGAATCATTTTTTTGAAAAGGTTGAATTTTGTTTAAAGAATACTTTTGATAAGAATATGTATTTAATGATGTTTGATATAGATGATTTTAAAAATTTAAATGATAAATATGGCCATTTAGAAGGAGATAAAGTAATTTTAAAAGTTGTAGAAATAATAAAAAATAATATAAGTGAAGATGATTTTATAGGAAGATATGGTGGAGATGAATTTGTTGTTTTTTTTAACAATAAAAACGATGATTATATAAGAGAATTTTGTTTTAAAATAAAGAATTCGATTCAAAGTATAAATTTTTTTGAAAGTATTTCTATGAGTGGTGGAATATCTAAATATGATAAAAACTTTGATATGGATACATTTATAAAAATAGCCGATGATAAAATGTATGAAGTGAAAAGATCAGGTAAAGGTAAAGTCTGTTTTTAA